A single Microtus ochrogaster isolate Prairie Vole_2 unplaced genomic scaffold, MicOch1.0 UNK139, whole genome shotgun sequence DNA region contains:
- the LOC101997625 gene encoding binder of sperm protein homolog 2-like: MMGIAACGRSKYLYENFLVPQGNVSREKRGRQLEVMRHLVGWLLLAVYMYGLNADLVPYLHPPEEEFPAQNCTFPFIYNEVVYHSCISVHSDFDWCSLDYYFQGRWRYCKAFDPPICIFPFQFGKKSINECTKQGYILNRSWCSLTDNYNRDRKWKQCSPYND; this comes from the exons ATGATGGGAATAGCTGCA TGTGGACGTTCAAAATATCTTTACGAGAACTTCCTTGTTCCCCAGGGAAATGTGAGCCGAGAGAAGCGAGGCAG GCAACTAGAGGTGATGAGACATCTTGTGGGCTGGCTGTTGTTAGCTGTCTACATGTATGGACTGAATGCAG acTTGGTTCCCTATTTACACCCCCCAGAGGAAG AATTTCCTGCGCAAAACTGTACTTTTCCGTTCATCTATAATGAGGTAGTCTACCACAGCTGCATCTCTGTTCACAGTGACTTTGATTGGTGCTCCCTTGATTATTATTTCCAAGGAAGGTGGAGATACTGCAAAGCATTTG ATCCTCCAATATGTATCTTCCCTTTCCAATTTGGAAAAAAGTCCATTAACGAATGCACCAAGCAAGGCTACATTTTGAATCGGAGTTGGTGTTCACTGACTGACAACTACAACAGAGATAGGAAATGGAAGCAATGCTCTCCTTACAA TGACTGA
- the LOC102000240 gene encoding binder of sperm protein homolog 2-like has protein sequence MRHLVGLLLLAVCMYGLDAELTSHLHPPKQEIPIANCVFPFIYGDEVHYSCISTHSDFDWCSLDFYFQGRWRYCTALDPPMCIFPFQFRKKFINECTKEGYILNRSWCSLTDNYNRDRKWKQCSPYNF, from the exons ATGAGACATCTTGTGGGCTTGCTGTTATTAGCTGTCTGCATGTATGGACTGGATGCAG aACTGACCTCTCATTTACATCCCCCCAAACAAG AAATTCCCATTGCTAACTGTGTCTTTCCATTCATCTATGGTGATGAAGTCCACTACAGTTGTATCTCCACCCACAGTGACTTTGACTGGTGTTCCCTTGACTTTTACTTCCAAGGAAGGTGGAGATACTGCACAGCACTGG ATCCTCCAATGTGTATCTTCCCTTTCCAATTTAGAAAAAAGTTTATTAACGAATGTACCAAGGAAGGCTACATTTTGAATCGGAGTTGGTGTTCACTGACTGACAACTACAACAGAGATAGGAAATGGAAGCAATGCTCTCCTTACAA TTTTTAG